One genomic region from Clostridium saccharobutylicum DSM 13864 encodes:
- a CDS encoding TIGR04086 family membrane protein, with amino-acid sequence MENGKYFRSVLKGTIGTLILSFVGIAVLSLLMTKLVLSQGVFSAIYVIISLCSLSLGAIVGAKKNESKGWLVGIGVAIAYYLVLFILSSLFSGEMTFKLLDFGKLCICLVVGTLAGMLGINL; translated from the coding sequence ATGGAAAATGGAAAATATTTTCGATCAGTATTAAAAGGAACAATAGGAACATTAATATTGAGTTTTGTTGGAATTGCAGTTTTATCTCTACTAATGACTAAATTAGTATTGAGTCAAGGTGTTTTTAGTGCAATATATGTTATTATATCGTTATGCAGCTTGAGCTTGGGTGCAATAGTGGGCGCTAAGAAAAATGAATCAAAAGGTTGGCTTGTAGGAATTGGAGTTGCTATAGCGTATTATTTAGTATTATTTATATTATCGAGTCTATTTAGTGGTGAAATGACATTTAAGCTTTTAGATTTTGGAAAGCTTTGTATATGCTTGGTTGTAGGAACGCTTGCAGGAATGTTAGGAATAAATCTGTAG
- the yajC gene encoding preprotein translocase subunit YajC produces the protein MNSNMQALFANILPFVVIIVVFYFLMIVPDRKRKKKYKSMIDELRVHDEIVTRGGIVGKITHIDDKYVTIETSSANTKIKFDKSGIAYKVANNTQK, from the coding sequence ATGAACAGTAATATGCAAGCGCTATTTGCTAATATACTACCTTTTGTAGTTATAATAGTTGTATTTTATTTCTTAATGATAGTACCAGATAGGAAAAGAAAAAAGAAATACAAAAGTATGATAGATGAATTAAGAGTACATGATGAAATTGTAACAAGAGGCGGTATAGTAGGAAAGATTACACACATAGATGATAAGTATGTAACTATTGAAACTAGCAGCGCTAATACTAAAATAAAATTTGATAAGAGTGGAATAGCTTATAAAGTAGCTAATAACACACAAAAATAA
- the tgt gene encoding tRNA guanosine(34) transglycosylase Tgt translates to MSKRYTLLKKDGNARRGQFVTPHGTIQTPVFMNVGTLAAIKGAVSSMDLKDIGCQVELSNTYHLHLRPSDKVVSKLGGLHKFMNWDRPILTDSGGFQVFSLSAMRKIKEEGVYFNSHIDGRKIFMGPEESMQIQSNLASTIAMAFDECIENPAPREYVLKSVARTTRWLERCKKEMDRLNSMPDTINKEQMLFGINQGGVYEDIRIAHAKEITKMDLDGYAIGGLAVGESHEDMYRVIEAVVPHLPEDKPIYLMGVGTPANILEAVERGVDFFDCVLPARNGRHGNVYTKEGKLNLMNAKFELDERPIEEGCQCPACKNYTRAYIRHLFKAKEMLAMRLCVLHNLYFYNKLMEDIRAAIDGDYFKEFKEQKLKEWEGRA, encoded by the coding sequence GTGAGTAAAAGATACACATTGTTAAAAAAAGATGGAAATGCGAGAAGAGGTCAGTTTGTAACTCCTCATGGAACTATACAAACTCCAGTATTTATGAATGTTGGTACACTTGCTGCAATAAAAGGTGCGGTTTCAAGTATGGATTTAAAAGATATAGGATGCCAAGTTGAGCTTTCTAATACATACCACCTTCATTTAAGACCAAGTGACAAAGTAGTTAGTAAATTAGGTGGATTACACAAATTTATGAATTGGGATAGACCAATACTTACTGATTCAGGCGGATTCCAAGTATTTTCACTTTCAGCCATGAGAAAGATAAAAGAAGAAGGCGTATATTTTAATTCTCATATAGATGGAAGAAAAATTTTTATGGGACCAGAAGAATCTATGCAGATTCAAAGCAATTTAGCCTCAACGATTGCTATGGCATTTGATGAATGTATTGAAAATCCAGCTCCAAGAGAATATGTATTAAAGTCAGTGGCGAGAACTACAAGATGGCTTGAAAGATGTAAAAAGGAAATGGATAGATTAAATTCTATGCCGGATACAATAAATAAAGAACAAATGTTATTTGGAATAAATCAGGGTGGAGTTTATGAAGACATAAGAATAGCACATGCTAAAGAAATAACAAAGATGGATTTAGATGGATATGCTATTGGAGGTTTAGCAGTTGGAGAAAGTCATGAAGATATGTACAGAGTAATAGAAGCTGTTGTACCACATCTTCCAGAAGATAAACCAATATATTTGATGGGAGTTGGAACTCCAGCTAATATATTAGAAGCTGTTGAAAGAGGCGTAGACTTTTTTGATTGTGTATTACCTGCTAGAAATGGTAGACATGGTAATGTGTATACTAAAGAAGGAAAGCTTAATTTAATGAATGCTAAATTTGAACTTGATGAAAGACCAATAGAGGAAGGCTGTCAATGTCCAGCATGTAAGAATTATACTAGAGCTTATATCAGACATTTATTTAAGGCTAAAGAAATGCTTGCTATGAGACTATGTGTATTACATAATTTATATTTTTATAATAAATTAATGGAAGATATAAGAGCAGCAATCGATGGAGATTATTTTAAAGAATTCAAGGAACAAAAGTTAAAAGAATGGGAAGGCAGAGCTTAA
- the queA gene encoding tRNA preQ1(34) S-adenosylmethionine ribosyltransferase-isomerase QueA produces the protein MNVKDFDFYLPEELIAQHPLEKRDTSRLMVLDKESGEIKHRVFHDVVEYLNEGDTLVLNNTRVMPARLIGEKEETGGKIEFLLLKRIEGDKWECLAKPGKSARVGRRFTFGEGKLKAEVIEVKEDGNRIVEFYYDGIFEEVLDSLGEMPLPPYIHERLDDRERYQTVYSKEKGSAAAPTAGLHFTKELLKQIQDKGVNVVYLTLHVGLGTFRPVKVENIEEHDMHSEYYHLSKETAEIINETKRRGNKVISVGTTSTRTLETIGDENGFVKEQSGWTNIFIYPGYKFKVVDRLITNFHLPESTLIMLVSTLAGRDHVLNAYNEAVKEKYRFFSFGDAMFIK, from the coding sequence ATGAACGTTAAAGATTTTGATTTTTACTTACCAGAGGAGTTAATAGCACAACATCCTTTAGAAAAAAGAGACACCTCAAGACTTATGGTATTGGATAAGGAAAGTGGAGAAATAAAACATAGAGTTTTTCATGATGTTGTAGAGTATTTAAATGAAGGGGATACTTTAGTGTTAAATAATACTAGGGTAATGCCAGCAAGACTAATTGGTGAAAAAGAAGAAACTGGTGGTAAAATAGAATTTCTTTTACTTAAGAGAATTGAAGGAGACAAGTGGGAATGCTTAGCAAAGCCAGGTAAGTCCGCAAGAGTTGGAAGAAGATTTACTTTTGGAGAAGGAAAGCTTAAGGCAGAAGTAATAGAAGTTAAAGAAGATGGAAACAGAATTGTTGAATTCTATTATGATGGAATATTTGAAGAAGTTTTAGATTCGTTGGGAGAAATGCCACTTCCACCATATATTCATGAAAGATTAGATGATAGAGAAAGATATCAAACTGTTTATTCTAAAGAAAAAGGTTCAGCAGCAGCACCAACAGCAGGATTGCATTTTACAAAAGAATTATTAAAGCAAATTCAAGATAAAGGTGTTAATGTAGTTTATTTGACGCTACATGTAGGACTTGGAACATTTAGACCAGTAAAGGTCGAAAATATAGAAGAACATGATATGCATTCAGAATATTATCATCTTTCAAAGGAAACTGCAGAGATAATAAATGAAACTAAAAGAAGAGGAAATAAAGTTATATCAGTTGGAACTACATCTACAAGAACTTTAGAAACTATTGGAGATGAGAATGGTTTTGTAAAGGAACAAAGTGGATGGACTAATATTTTCATTTATCCTGGATATAAATTTAAAGTTGTTGATAGATTAATAACAAACTTTCATTTACCAGAATCAACATTAATAATGTTAGTTTCAACTTTAGCTGGAAGAGATCATGTTTTAAATGCTTATAATGAAGCAGTTAAAGAAAAATATAGATTTTTCTCATTTGGAGATGCTATGTTTATTAAGTAA
- the ruvB gene encoding Holliday junction branch migration DNA helicase RuvB, with translation MERIVMPSELQEDSKSELSLRPQKINEYIGQEKVKERLDIFIKAAKKREEALDHALLYGPPGLGKTTLANIIAKEMGGDLKVTSGPAIERAGDLAAILTTLKDYDVLFIDEIHRLNRNVEEILYPAMEDYALDIVIGKGAAAKSIRIDLPKFTLIGATTRIGMLTSPLRDRFGVLCAMEYYTNNELKEIVVRSAAVFGCKITEEGAFEIARRSRGTPRIANRLLKRVRDYSEVKSDKLISLKEAKAALELLEVDNQGFDKVDNKILEAIIDNFNGGPVGIETLSYFIGEELGTIEDVYEPYLLQQGFIIRTPRGRIASDKAYEHFGKVNTSKMKNRDKRQKTFFDN, from the coding sequence ATGGAAAGAATAGTTATGCCGAGTGAGCTTCAGGAAGATTCTAAGTCAGAACTTAGTTTAAGGCCTCAAAAAATAAATGAATATATAGGACAAGAGAAAGTTAAAGAACGATTAGATATATTTATAAAGGCAGCAAAGAAAAGAGAAGAAGCTTTAGATCATGCACTTTTGTATGGACCACCAGGTTTAGGTAAAACTACTTTAGCCAATATTATTGCTAAGGAAATGGGAGGAGATTTAAAGGTGACTTCAGGGCCAGCAATTGAAAGAGCTGGGGATTTAGCTGCAATTTTAACTACCTTAAAAGATTATGATGTTTTGTTTATTGATGAAATTCATAGATTAAATAGGAATGTTGAAGAAATATTGTATCCTGCAATGGAGGATTATGCGTTAGATATAGTCATAGGAAAGGGTGCAGCAGCTAAATCTATAAGAATAGATCTCCCTAAGTTTACTCTTATAGGGGCAACAACAAGAATAGGGATGCTTACATCTCCGCTTAGAGATAGATTTGGTGTACTTTGTGCAATGGAGTATTATACTAATAATGAGCTTAAAGAAATAGTAGTTAGAAGTGCTGCTGTATTTGGATGTAAAATTACAGAAGAAGGAGCATTTGAGATTGCAAGAAGATCTAGAGGTACTCCAAGAATTGCAAATAGATTGCTTAAAAGAGTTAGAGATTATTCGGAAGTGAAATCTGATAAATTAATTTCACTAAAAGAAGCTAAAGCGGCATTAGAATTATTGGAAGTTGATAATCAAGGTTTTGATAAAGTTGATAATAAAATTTTAGAAGCTATCATAGATAATTTTAATGGCGGGCCAGTTGGAATTGAAACTCTTTCTTATTTTATAGGAGAAGAACTTGGAACAATCGAAGATGTTTATGAGCCTTATTTACTTCAGCAAGGATTTATTATAAGAACTCCAAGAGGGAGAATTGCAAGTGATAAAGCATATGAACATTTTGGAAAAGTTAATACTTCTAAAATGAAAAATAGAGATAAGAGACAAAAAACATTTTTTGATAATTAA
- the ruvA gene encoding Holliday junction branch migration protein RuvA, which produces MYEYIKGTYIGMNKDYIVVENNGIGYKIFTSGATMSSVPKCGEEIMLYLDQIVREDFLGLYGFESKEELEMFKLLLTISGVGPKAALSLLSISRVNNLKYAIMTGDEKHICRGVGIGKKTAARIVLELKDKLKPDELLDNVGEDGILDNENTMVLSEALSALIALGYSEKESETVLKTVNKDDTVENIIKASLKALMG; this is translated from the coding sequence ATGTATGAATATATTAAGGGAACATATATAGGAATGAACAAAGACTATATAGTTGTAGAAAACAACGGAATCGGATATAAGATATTTACGTCAGGTGCTACAATGTCTTCAGTGCCTAAATGTGGCGAAGAAATAATGTTATATTTAGATCAAATTGTAAGAGAAGATTTTCTTGGGTTATATGGATTTGAGTCTAAAGAAGAACTAGAAATGTTTAAGTTGCTTTTAACAATTAGTGGAGTAGGTCCTAAGGCAGCATTATCATTGTTATCTATAAGTAGAGTTAATAATTTAAAATATGCAATAATGACTGGTGATGAAAAGCATATATGCAGAGGTGTTGGTATAGGCAAAAAAACAGCAGCTAGAATTGTTTTAGAGCTTAAAGATAAATTAAAGCCAGATGAATTGTTAGATAATGTAGGTGAAGATGGAATTCTAGATAATGAAAATACTATGGTTTTATCGGAAGCCTTAAGTGCATTAATAGCACTTGGATATAGTGAAAAAGAATCTGAAACGGTTCTTAAGACTGTAAATAAAGATGATACTGTTGAAAATATAATTAAAGCTTCATTAAAAGCGCTAATGGGATAA
- a CDS encoding radical SAM/SPASM domain-containing protein: MKKFKKVYIEITNVCNLSCNFCPKTSRKLEFMDRNSFQHIIKNIKPYTDHIYLHLMGEPFLNKELEQFLDISRENQLRVNITTNGTLIENVKDILLKAPALRQVNISLHSFEANEENVDFDVYIENIINFVREATEKTEIICSLRLWNLDTKYTANNDMNVDIFKLLEEKFELKEDLKKILKEKNSFKLKKNLYLSMGEKFMWPSLTVEELGERAFCYGLRDQIGVLVDGTVVPCCLDSEGSIKLGNIFKQDLEEILNSKRAKDIYDGFSGRKAVEDLCKRCGFINRVR; the protein is encoded by the coding sequence ATGAAAAAATTTAAAAAAGTCTATATAGAAATAACTAATGTCTGCAATTTAAGCTGTAACTTTTGTCCTAAGACATCTAGAAAATTAGAATTTATGGATAGAAACTCATTTCAACATATTATAAAAAACATCAAACCGTACACAGATCATATTTATCTTCATCTTATGGGGGAGCCGTTTTTAAATAAAGAACTTGAACAGTTTTTGGACATAAGCAGAGAAAATCAATTACGTGTTAATATAACCACTAATGGTACATTGATAGAAAATGTTAAAGATATATTATTAAAGGCACCAGCCTTGAGACAAGTGAATATTTCACTACATAGTTTTGAAGCTAATGAAGAAAATGTTGATTTTGATGTATACATAGAAAATATAATTAATTTTGTTAGGGAAGCAACCGAAAAAACTGAAATTATATGTTCTTTAAGATTATGGAACTTGGATACTAAGTATACAGCTAATAATGATATGAATGTAGATATATTTAAATTGTTAGAAGAAAAATTTGAACTTAAAGAAGATCTTAAAAAGATTCTAAAAGAAAAGAATAGTTTTAAATTAAAGAAAAATTTATATCTTAGTATGGGTGAAAAATTTATGTGGCCATCTCTCACGGTTGAAGAACTAGGGGAGAGAGCTTTTTGTTATGGATTAAGAGATCAAATAGGTGTTTTAGTTGATGGAACAGTAGTACCGTGCTGTTTAGATAGTGAGGGAAGTATCAAACTTGGAAATATATTCAAACAAGATTTAGAAGAAATATTAAATTCTAAAAGAGCTAAAGATATTTATGATGGATTTTCAGGGAGAAAAGCAGTAGAAGATTTATGTAAAAGATGTGGATTTATAAATAGAGTTAGATAA
- a CDS encoding LysR family transcriptional regulator — protein MNLKDLEYFHYLCEFKNFTKTAEKFYISQPSITMAVKRIEKELNTKLVIRNHSEKQISLTKAGEILKKHTQNVLGEIKEIKLEISKISGGNIRLGVPPMIGAYFFPTIMEEIVVNGFARNIELVEKGSVTMKELLLSNEVDMALIGSLQPLEEENLEASILKIDEFKVCMSHNHKFSKKEKIDFKDLLDEQFIVLGNSYIHNEVLEKLCKENNLSMENFYYTEEIQTAKSLIASGLGIGIMIDMAVNNMNTIKTIPLCKPIKFYISFALKRNGYLTLNEQRIKEIILNNSIEREIYKEHTL, from the coding sequence ATGAATCTTAAGGATTTAGAGTATTTTCACTATTTATGTGAATTTAAAAATTTTACTAAAACAGCAGAAAAATTTTATATTTCTCAGCCTTCTATAACAATGGCAGTAAAGAGAATAGAAAAAGAATTGAATACAAAACTTGTAATAAGAAATCATTCAGAGAAGCAAATATCACTAACAAAAGCTGGAGAAATTTTAAAAAAGCATACGCAAAATGTACTTGGTGAAATTAAAGAAATAAAATTAGAAATATCAAAAATAAGTGGTGGAAATATAAGATTAGGAGTTCCTCCTATGATAGGGGCATATTTCTTTCCAACAATCATGGAAGAAATAGTTGTCAATGGATTTGCTAGAAATATTGAACTTGTTGAAAAAGGTTCTGTAACAATGAAAGAATTGTTATTATCTAATGAAGTTGATATGGCACTTATAGGTTCACTTCAACCATTAGAAGAAGAAAACTTAGAAGCAAGTATTTTGAAAATAGATGAATTTAAGGTATGTATGAGTCATAATCATAAGTTTTCTAAAAAAGAAAAGATAGATTTTAAAGATTTATTAGATGAACAATTTATAGTACTTGGAAATTCATATATACATAATGAAGTTCTTGAAAAACTTTGCAAAGAAAATAATTTATCAATGGAAAATTTTTATTATACAGAAGAAATACAAACAGCAAAATCACTTATTGCTTCAGGACTTGGGATTGGGATAATGATAGATATGGCTGTTAACAATATGAATACAATAAAGACTATACCACTTTGTAAGCCGATAAAATTTTATATATCATTTGCATTGAAAAGAAATGGTTATCTCACTTTAAATGAACAAAGGATAAAAGAGATAATTTTAAACAATTCGATTGAAAGAGAAATTTATAAGGAGCACACTTTATGA
- a CDS encoding NAD-dependent malic enzyme — MNNLKGQELLRNPFLNKGTAFTEEERKKYDLVGLLPNAIRTIDEQEKIVYERIKCFDDNLEKHLFVMNLYDTNRTLFYYVISKHVKELLPIIYTPTIGDAVINYSKKYDTPKDAVFLSVNNIKDIRKSIQASLKDLDEIKLIVVTDGEGVLGIGDWGVQGVDISVGKLAVYTVAAGINPKNVLPVVIDAGTNNEKLLNDPLYLGNKHERVTGEKYDNFIEEFVKVSMELFPEVLMHWEDFGRGNASRILEKYRDKICTFNDDIQGTGVMMVSALNAVAKVTNIPVKEHRILVFGGGTAGVGVSDQIFSEKLRSGLTEEEAAKHFYLVDRYGLVTEDMDNLTEGQKKYARKKGEFETPLTDLAQIVEEVKPTVLIGTSGVPGAFTEAVVKNMAKLNERPAIMPISNPTKLCEAKAEDIIKWSDGRALVVTGSPSNPVEYNGVTYNIGQANNALLYPGLGFGIIVAKAKVVTDNMLSAAAHGIASLQDLSKPGAPMLPPVAKLREASKLVATAVVKQAIKDGVNRADVTEETAMDVVQKQIWEPYYR; from the coding sequence ATGAACAATTTAAAAGGACAAGAATTATTAAGAAATCCATTCTTAAATAAAGGAACAGCATTTACTGAGGAAGAAAGAAAAAAATATGATCTTGTTGGTTTGCTGCCTAATGCAATAAGAACTATTGATGAGCAAGAAAAAATAGTTTATGAACGAATTAAATGTTTTGATGATAATCTTGAAAAACATCTTTTTGTAATGAATTTATATGACACAAATCGTACATTATTTTACTATGTTATAAGTAAGCATGTTAAAGAATTATTACCTATTATATACACACCAACTATAGGAGATGCAGTTATAAATTATTCAAAGAAATATGATACTCCAAAGGATGCTGTATTCCTTTCAGTAAATAATATTAAGGATATAAGAAAATCAATACAAGCTTCATTAAAAGACCTTGATGAAATAAAACTTATAGTTGTAACAGACGGAGAAGGTGTACTTGGAATCGGAGACTGGGGAGTTCAAGGGGTTGATATTTCAGTTGGAAAGCTTGCAGTTTATACTGTAGCTGCTGGAATTAATCCAAAGAATGTTCTTCCAGTAGTAATTGATGCAGGAACAAATAATGAAAAACTTTTAAATGATCCATTATATTTGGGAAATAAACATGAAAGAGTTACTGGAGAAAAATATGATAATTTTATAGAGGAATTTGTTAAGGTTTCTATGGAATTATTCCCAGAAGTACTTATGCATTGGGAAGACTTTGGACGTGGAAATGCAAGCAGAATTCTTGAAAAATACAGAGACAAAATATGTACATTTAATGATGATATTCAAGGGACAGGAGTAATGATGGTATCTGCACTTAATGCAGTAGCTAAAGTTACAAACATTCCAGTGAAGGAACATAGAATATTAGTGTTTGGTGGTGGTACTGCTGGTGTTGGGGTATCAGATCAAATTTTCTCAGAAAAATTAAGAAGTGGATTAACTGAGGAAGAAGCTGCAAAGCATTTTTATCTAGTAGATAGATATGGACTTGTTACAGAAGATATGGATAATCTAACAGAAGGACAAAAGAAATATGCGCGTAAAAAAGGTGAGTTTGAAACTCCTTTAACAGATTTAGCACAAATAGTAGAAGAAGTTAAGCCTACAGTACTTATTGGAACTTCTGGAGTACCTGGAGCATTTACAGAAGCTGTTGTTAAGAATATGGCGAAGTTAAATGAAAGACCAGCAATTATGCCTATTTCAAATCCAACAAAACTTTGTGAAGCAAAAGCAGAAGATATAATAAAATGGAGCGATGGTAGAGCGTTGGTTGTAACAGGAAGTCCATCTAATCCGGTAGAATACAATGGTGTGACTTATAACATAGGTCAAGCAAATAATGCATTACTTTATCCAGGTCTTGGATTTGGAATAATAGTTGCAAAGGCAAAAGTAGTTACAGATAATATGCTATCTGCTGCAGCACATGGAATTGCATCATTACAAGACCTTTCAAAACCAGGAGCACCAATGCTTCCACCAGTAGCAAAACTTAGAGAAGCATCAAAACTTGTAGCAACAGCAGTAGTAAAACAAGCAATAAAAGATGGTGTTAATAGAGCAGATGTTACAGAAGAAACTGCAATGGATGTAGTTCAAAAGCAAATTTGGGAACCATACTATAGATAA
- a CDS encoding anion permease, with the protein MAEALKKHIFSNIYIKFIIIFIVGVIIWLMPVPKNVEINAWHMMAIFISTILACILKPLPIGAVSIIGLTISVLTKTLDMKNALSGFSESSIWLIVMAFFISRGFIKTGLGSRIAYQFVKRFGKSTLGLCYSILFCDLVIAPATPSNTARAGGIIYPIIKSLCEAFGSRPEDKTERKIGSFLIFSEFHGDIITAAMFMTAMAGNPLAQTLAKTFNVNITWFGWFLAAVVPGVISFIAIPLIIYKIYPPEIKSTPNAVELADKSLKEMGPLKREEKFMAIIFMVILVLWITGTLTHIDATLTALVGLSLLLIFRVLDWDDIKSEKGAWDTLIWFSVLVMMADQLNNLGLIPWFGNLVGNNVQGFSWQVILLILLLVYFYSHYMFASATAHVSAMYSAFLGVAIAEGVPPMLAALTLGFFGNLFASTTHYGSGPAPILFGSGYVDQNKWWSLNFVLGVVYIIIWLGIGSLWWKFIGIY; encoded by the coding sequence ATGGCAGAAGCTTTAAAGAAGCATATATTTTCTAATATATATATTAAATTTATTATTATATTCATAGTAGGCGTTATAATATGGCTTATGCCGGTACCAAAAAATGTAGAAATAAATGCTTGGCACATGATGGCAATCTTTATTTCTACAATTTTAGCTTGTATATTAAAACCACTTCCAATAGGTGCAGTATCAATAATAGGACTTACAATATCGGTTTTAACAAAAACATTAGATATGAAAAATGCACTTTCTGGTTTTAGTGAAAGTAGTATATGGCTTATAGTCATGGCGTTCTTTATTTCTAGAGGATTTATAAAGACGGGATTAGGTTCTAGAATAGCATATCAATTTGTAAAGAGATTTGGAAAGAGTACTTTAGGACTTTGTTATTCAATATTATTTTGTGATCTTGTGATAGCTCCAGCAACGCCAAGCAATACCGCAAGAGCAGGAGGAATAATTTATCCTATTATAAAATCGCTTTGTGAAGCTTTTGGTTCAAGACCGGAAGATAAAACTGAAAGAAAAATAGGATCATTTCTTATATTTTCGGAGTTTCATGGTGATATTATAACTGCAGCTATGTTTATGACAGCTATGGCGGGTAACCCATTAGCTCAAACTTTGGCAAAAACATTTAATGTTAATATTACATGGTTTGGTTGGTTTTTAGCGGCAGTTGTGCCAGGGGTTATTTCTTTTATAGCAATACCTTTAATAATATATAAAATTTATCCGCCTGAAATAAAGAGTACTCCTAATGCAGTTGAATTGGCTGATAAATCTCTTAAAGAAATGGGACCATTGAAAAGAGAAGAGAAATTCATGGCGATAATTTTTATGGTAATTTTAGTTTTATGGATTACAGGAACTTTAACCCATATTGATGCAACACTTACAGCACTTGTAGGTCTTTCACTTCTTTTAATTTTTAGAGTCTTGGATTGGGATGACATAAAAAGTGAAAAAGGTGCTTGGGATACTCTTATTTGGTTTTCCGTTCTTGTAATGATGGCAGATCAACTTAATAACTTGGGACTAATACCATGGTTTGGAAACCTGGTAGGAAATAATGTACAAGGCTTTAGTTGGCAAGTAATATTATTAATTTTACTTTTAGTCTATTTTTATAGTCATTATATGTTTGCAAGTGCAACAGCTCATGTAAGTGCTATGTACAGTGCATTTCTTGGGGTAGCAATAGCAGAAGGCGTTCCGCCAATGCTTGCAGCTTTAACTTTAGGTTTTTTTGGAAATCTATTTGCATCAACAACTCACTATGGTAGTGGACCTGCACCGATACTTTTTGGATCAGGATATGTGGATCAAAATAAATGGTGGAGTTTAAATTTTGTACTTGGAGTTGTATATATAATTATTTGGCTTGGAATAGGTTCTTTGTGGTGGAAGTTTATTGGAATATACTAA
- a CDS encoding pyridoxamine kinase, with the protein MKFEKQKRIAIINDLTGFGRCSISVSLPIISAMKIQCCPLPTAILSAHTGFPNFFFDDYTPHMKAYMDNWKELNIGFDGIYTGFLGSKEQIDIVIKFIQMFKADNTTVIVDPVMGDHGKIYSTYTKEMCDEMKRLMQYADVITPNLTEACRLLDIPYPNKDLTIVELETIAKKLHKLGPSKIVITGLQNNGHIQNFIYEHNKPYNVINVEKIGEDRSGTGDVFTSIVAASTVKGEDLVASVTKATKFISKTIEYTTKLGTPIHNGICFEEYLTEL; encoded by the coding sequence ATGAAATTTGAAAAACAGAAGAGAATTGCTATTATAAATGATCTAACTGGTTTTGGTCGTTGCTCAATTTCAGTTTCATTACCTATTATATCAGCAATGAAAATACAATGTTGTCCTTTACCTACTGCAATTTTATCGGCTCATACTGGATTTCCTAATTTTTTCTTTGATGATTATACTCCACATATGAAAGCATATATGGATAATTGGAAAGAACTTAATATAGGTTTCGATGGAATTTATACAGGTTTTTTAGGATCTAAGGAACAAATTGATATAGTAATAAAATTTATACAAATGTTTAAAGCAGATAACACTACAGTTATAGTAGATCCAGTAATGGGAGACCATGGCAAGATTTATTCTACCTATACAAAGGAAATGTGTGATGAAATGAAACGTCTTATGCAATATGCTGATGTGATTACACCTAATCTTACTGAAGCATGTAGACTTCTTGATATTCCATATCCTAATAAAGATCTAACTATTGTTGAACTTGAAACTATTGCCAAAAAACTTCATAAACTTGGTCCAAGTAAAATTGTAATAACTGGATTACAAAATAATGGACACATACAAAATTTCATCTATGAACATAACAAACCTTATAATGTTATTAATGTAGAAAAAATCGGAGAAGATCGTTCTGGTACTGGTGATGTGTTTACTTCAATTGTAGCTGCTAGTACAGTAAAAGGTGAAGATTTAGTCGCTTCAGTAACAAAAGCTACTAAATTTATCAGCAAAACTATTGAATATACAACAAAACTTGGTACTCCAATACATAATGGAATTTGCTTTGAAGAATATTTAACTGAATTATAG